Genomic segment of Sarcophilus harrisii chromosome 4, mSarHar1.11, whole genome shotgun sequence:
CAGAGGTgacttcccttctaatgttggaGCTCCCATTCAACAAGGAATttctgtcttgggactggcaaaGCTGGGAATTTTGCCCTTCTATAGACTCAAAAGAACTGAGGAGCAGATGACACCAGGAGAATCCCTTCATTGTTTTTCTCAGGTTATTGGTTCTAAAATTTGGTTAATGATGGAAAACAAGGTTACCAAGTATTTATAGAGAATCGTGAAGAATCCTCAGATAAACAACAATAACTCAGTCTCACAATCAAACAGAACAAGGATGGTGGGGTTAGAGAAGGGTTGAAGAGGGTTTTCTTATGAGGGAGAAGATGACTAGAAGAGTTATGATCTGGAATCTGAACATTTCCCAGATGTGCCAGTCAGTCCTTGCAGTAGCTCCAGCTGCTGCCCTCTAGAAATCCTACAAGTTCAAATGGCCTGGGATAGACTACTTGAGAGCCTAAAATTTGAAGAGTCTTTTAAAATTGCAGTGATTATCAGGTATAACTTTCTTCTTTTACCTCCTCCAGCAAGCTCTTGCCTAGTCTTAGTGAATAACAGCCTCTTTTTAGATACTTCACACACAAGCCTATGGGATGTACTTAGCACATATTAAAACTATTTAAGTTGGTGTCTATACCATCCTGTTAAACCAAAAGCTTCTTGAAGATAAGGACCAAGTCATAGCTAACTttgatattttcccttttcttaccaTGATGGTCATCATAAAGTAAGTaattaatttgttatttgatACCATTAttatagcaaaaatatttttttagaaaagcaTTTTAAGAACTATTCAGTGACTACCTAGGTAACCTTAACCCCAgaatttttcttctccaggctactTGGAAAGGAGAAGCTAAGGCTCTTTTTTGGGATCCAACTCATGGGAAGCTGTTTTCAGTACCAGTCCTATCTAAAAGTTCTCCTTTTGGGGAGCTGGAATTGGATAAAATAAGCTAGAATATCAGAATGGTTGAACCCTTCCTAATCTCTAACCCAATAGAGAATATTAATCTACATAGTCAACaacttatgatttaaaaaatttattggaaaacTTTTCCCAGTACACCATCACCAACCCAgccccctgccaaaaaaaaagtgttggaAGAAAGTCTTTGTTTCTGTAGCCAATGATCTCTGTTTTTCCTACAATGATGCTGAGTTTGGTATTTGTTCTTTTCATCCTAACTCAGTGGTATGAAACCATTTGCCTAAGGTTATGGCCCACTTCATACATAGgatgttaaaataataatttgggactgatatctctgtttttttctctttgtaggcTGTGGAATGTTTACTTTCCTCTCATCTGTTACTGCTGCTGTCAGTGGACTCCTGATGGGCTATGAACTTGGGCTCATCTCTGGGGCCCTTCTACAGTTAAGTGGCTTATTAGCCTTGTCTTGCCGACAACAGGAAATGGTTGTAAGTTCCCTGCTCATTGGGGCCTTTTTGGCATCTCTCACAGGAGGATTCCTCATAGACAGATATGGAAGAAGAACTGCTATCATATTATCCTCCTGCTTGCTTGGGCTGGGCAGCTTGGTTCTGATCCTGAGCCTATCCTACTCAATTCTTATAATAGGACGAATTGCCATAGGAGTTTCCATATCCCTGTCTTCCATTGCTACCTGTGTCTATATTGCAGAGATTGCTCCACAGAACAGAAGAGGCCTTCTTGTATCACTGAATGAACTTATGATTGTCATTGGCATTCTTCTTGCCTATATTTCAAATTATGCATTTGCCAGTGTTTTCCATGGTTGGAAATATATGTTTGGCCTTGTTATTCCGTTGGGAATTTTGCAAGCCATTGCAATGTACTTTCTTCCACCCAGCCCTCGATTTCTGGTAATGAAAGGGTATGATGAAGCTGCTAGCAAAGTCTTGGGAAGATTAAGAGGCATCTTAGACACTACTGAAGAACTTACTTTGATCAAATCTTCCTTGAAAGATGAACACCAGTATAGTTTCTGGGATCTTTTTCGTTCAAAGGACAACATGAGGACCAGAGTACTAATAGGCCTCATGTTGGTCTTTTTTGTGCAAATCACAGGACagccaaacattttattttatgcatcaaCTGTCTTAAAATCTGTTGGATTTCAGAGCAATGAGGCAGCCAGTCTTGCCTCAACTGGAGTCGGAGTTGTCAAAGTAATCAGCACAATTCCAGCTACGCTTTTTGTGGACCGGGTTGGGAGCAAGACTTTTCTGTGCCTTGGTACCTCAGTGATGGCCGCCTCCTTGGTGACTATGGGTCTTGTGAATCTTAATATCCATATCAATTTTACCAGTATCTGCAGAAGTCATAGTCCTATTAACCACTCCCTAGAAGACTTGACTTtttatgaaaaaggaaattttccAGTTAGCAATGACAGTCTCAAGGAACTATTGATGGGGATAACCCCAAATAGCAAGAGCTCACTCATGTCAGTCAGAAGTGATACCAAAAAGCAAGGGGAGCTGATGTGGGCATCTGTGCCAAGTGTTGGAACCTCTAGACCAAGCCCAACACAACACCACCAAGAAAGGGGCCAAAATGAGGTCCCAGAATTTTTGAAGTGGCTCTCCTTGGTCAGCTTACTTTTTTATGTTGCAGCTTTTTCCATAGGACTTGGACCAAGTAAGTATTTCATAATCCTGTGTTCCTTGacccatttttcccattttttaaatggTAACCTATTGTTTGTGGATAGTCAAACTGTTCTCTTATAGTTCATTGTAAACATGGTTTCTGGGGACAAAAGATTAGATTAACACGTCTTTGCAATCTTCTTGCTGTGTCATAAGGATATAGTAGATATCAATCAATTGGTCATTGCTGTCTAAGATGCAGAATGACATGGTAGAGAGAGCATTACATTTGGTGTTAAGACAGCATGTTTTGCTTACAAGTTTTGTCATTTATGAATTGATCTAGAGCAAGTCACCAAAACTTTTTgatcctgtttcctcatctgtaacactTTGTCCCACCTATCTCTTGGTGTTCTTTTGAGGATACAATGAGATAAACATATGTGAAAGTATTGTATGATGGCAAAAGACAATAGAAGCATAAGCTATTATTCCAAATTTTGTGAAGAAACATAGTGGTTGTCAAAGTCATATTTATTCTATACTTACTCAAGTGATCTAGTGTTGGACCAATGATTTTAAAGTCTTGTTTTCTTATAGCTCATTAGTCATAATGATCATTTTAGAAAAtcacttcaacaaatatttgccaTATCTTTTGTGTGTAAAGCTTCTAGGAtttgaaaatatgaaacaaaaaataaagcgATCCTTATTTACTACTGATGGAcaaaatatgcataaataaatcaatatgaagtcataaaaataaatccatagaaTAAAGGAGAGAATGCAGAAGGGGGCATAAGACAAAGTTTTGGGTAGCAGGGCACTGAATTATGCTTTGAATTCTAAAGTTGGAAATAAGCAGAGAATGCATTCTAGACCTGGGGAATTACTTATACAAAGACACAGAGGTAGGAAATGAAGTTTTGCTTATAGGTAACATCTAGCAGAATAATTTGTTTAGTATCTAGAATgtgtaatatgaaataaaagtagAAAGTAATTGGGGAAAAGATTATGCAAGGATTTATGTGCCAagcagaggaatttatatttttttcctacaagTGATAATGagtcattgaatatttttaaatgagtgagTGGGGCAGTAATATGATTtctgtgttttagaaatatcaattttataGCTGTTGGGAGAATGGATCACAGAAGAGAAGACTGGAGACACAGAGATTGATTGTGAAGTAATGAAAGCCTAAACTAGAATTGTCTAGTATAGACCATTGATTTCATTTACTTCCAAGTTGTCTAGAAGATGATAACCTCACTTCCCCATCTCACCCATCTTCAGTTGCTCTCTACTACCTTCAAATATGCCCAAATCTCTCTCATCCTTTAAAATTCCTTCACTAGATCTTCTCCTCAATCCATCAACTtatgtttctcctttctttctcagcCAAACACCCAGAAAATGTTATTCACACTCACTGTTTCCACTACTTTTTCCTTCTACTCATTCCTCAAATCATTTCAATCTAGCTTCTGAATTCATTACTtgactgaatttttttcaaagttactAGTGGTCTTCTAATTGTCAAATATGGCagtcttttttcattccttatccttcttcctctctctgctgCATCTGTCCATATTGATCATATCTCCTGACTGATACTCTatcatttctgaatttttctaatactgtttttctcccatttcttcttttgCGTGTCTATTCCAAGAACTATTGTTCCCCAATGTCCTTTGCAGATTTATCACCTAAATTATGTTCTTTAAGATCATGTCCTAGGCCTTGTCCCTCTGGTACTTCTATATTCTGTCTCTTGGTAACTTTATCAGCTTCTCTGGGTTTAACTATCCTCTTTAAGCCAGTGACTCCCAGATTCTTCAATATCTCCCTTGATCTTCAGTCTTGCACCACTTGTTACTTATTGACCATTTAGAACAGAATGTACCAGAGATATCTCAAGTTCAACACCATAAAACAGAACTCGTCTTTTCCTCATAACTCTACTTCTTCCATACTTCTCAATTTCTCccttaaatatatcctttcttcaaGTTTTCTAAATTCATAACTTTGACACTGTCCTCTACTCATTTACCCTCAATCCAAACATCCATTCAGTTGTCAAATGTTGCTGTTTCTATCATCACATATTTCCCATCTAATCCCTTGTTTCTACTCACAAAATTACTATCTTAGTTCAAGTTCTTCACACTCCATGATTAAATATTGCaacagcttcctaattggtccTCCTCCATCAAAgctttctctactttatttaGTTGTCCAAGATGCTTCCTTAAGCATGGAGTTACTGTATTATCCCTCTACAATTGAAATGGCTTCCAGTTATTTCTAAATCAGTCTTCCTTCCAAGacccctttccattttttcatttgtgaataGATGCTGAATCTCTATCCCTACTTTGTGTCAGAGAGAATCTAGAATTTTACTTCATTATTACTTCAAGACCTACTATCCCTTTCCCAGTGGTACTGGGCTGCTTTTGTGAGGCTGACACCTTGGTACATGCTATGGACTTCTGGCCTATATATTGTTACCACCTCTGGGCTTTTCTATCTGAACCCACTACTAAATATGCAGCATTTGCTGATCCCCTCAACTCTTAATGCTCTTTCTCTcaatttaattacttttaaaatcaaTGCATTTAGCAACTTTGTCTTTATtctctttacatttattcttgtATTTATAGGCTCCACAATTAGAATTTATGTTCCTTGTGAATGTGTACTGTTTTATTGGTTATATTGCCATACCTAGTCTGTAGCACAGTAAGTGGCACatagaagacatttaaaaatgcttgAAGGTTTGGATGAGTAAAAAGAAGAGGATGGTTATgtgaaatgaaacagaaaaagagagagaagaagaagaagaagaagaagaagaagaagaagagaggaaagaggggagagagaagaaagaggggggagaggggaaagagaaaatcacacacagagagagacagacagagagtatTAATAACACACAAGAGGAGGTAGGAGAAAGTATATAGGAGTAAGGGATACAAAAGATcaaaatagatgagaaaagaCCATTGAAATGAATAGCTAAGAGATTATTgacaactttggagagagcagttttagaCCAATAAGATTCAGAAACCAGATAACTGTTTAAAAAGTGAGCAAGGGGTGGGGCAAGGAAATGGAAGCCTCTAGAAAGAAACCTTTCTGGATCTTTGGctatgaaaaggagaaaagacaaagGATGATAACTTGAGGGAACAGTAGGGTTAAGTGAGATTTCTTTTAGAAGAGGGtagaattttaggaaattttaGGGAAAGGAGCccatataaaatgaaagtgagaaGGTGAAAGAAGAGGTAATGGTTAAGGGAATCAAGCTTtttgaggagaagagagaagttgAAATCAAGAGCACAAGTTTATGAGGTAGCCTTGGCAAAGGAGAAGGGCTACCTCAGATgctggaggagaggaggagaaaatagaaaaggggaaTAATGATGAAGAGGTTTTTGAAGTTTGGAGTAGAAAAAGTGAGTTTGAGATGAGTAACCTATATTTACTTAATATAGTGTGAGGTGAGACTCCTTTACTAAGAGggataatggaaagagaaagtaCTATAAGAtatgagagaagagaagatttagtgtaatatttgttaaaagtgcgacagagacaataaaggaaaaataaatattgttgtgCACCAATTATGGCTCAGTTGAGATAAGATAATGTAAATTTGAGATGAAGCCATTTAGTTTGGATGAATAGCTGTGTCCCTGGAGCAGGGAAAAAGAGGGCATGGACATAACTTGGAGGCGGGGGGGTGGGGAGGTTGGCGAGGTATCATGGAGGACAGGAGAAGATTGAAATGAGAACAGAGAACAGACAACAGTGGGCAGAAAAACTGGAGGTCAAATAGGACAAAGCAGAGGTATAATTAGAAGGTGATGTTGAAGAATAGGTACTTATGgtcatattttcttaatttaagtGAGTCTAGAGCTAGAATAagccttagagattatttaaggATTGGAAGAGATTTCAAAGATCAACTAGTGCAATCTATATATGAAAGGAATCCCCACTATAATATACATGGCTCAATCCTCTCTTTAAATGAAGTCAGCaagaattattaagcacctactatatgccaagtggtatattttcctcatttatataagTGATGAAACTGAGGTCCTAAGAGTTAAAGTGTCTTAGCCAAGATCATCAGATGAATAAG
This window contains:
- the SLC2A12 gene encoding solute carrier family 2, facilitated glucose transporter member 12 → MTMVPVQTAEEPDRPCQKMRAAESDCNNSPGGAGRQLPAPRGCGMFTFLSSVTAAVSGLLMGYELGLISGALLQLSGLLALSCRQQEMVVSSLLIGAFLASLTGGFLIDRYGRRTAIILSSCLLGLGSLVLILSLSYSILIIGRIAIGVSISLSSIATCVYIAEIAPQNRRGLLVSLNELMIVIGILLAYISNYAFASVFHGWKYMFGLVIPLGILQAIAMYFLPPSPRFLVMKGYDEAASKVLGRLRGILDTTEELTLIKSSLKDEHQYSFWDLFRSKDNMRTRVLIGLMLVFFVQITGQPNILFYASTVLKSVGFQSNEAASLASTGVGVVKVISTIPATLFVDRVGSKTFLCLGTSVMAASLVTMGLVNLNIHINFTSICRSHSPINHSLEDLTFYEKGNFPVSNDSLKELLMGITPNSKSSLMSVRSDTKKQGELMWASVPSVGTSRPSPTQHHQERGQNEVPEFLKWLSLVSLLFYVAAFSIGLGPMPWLVLSEIFPGGIRGRAMALTSSMNWGINLLVSLTFLTVTELIGLPWVCFIYTIMSLAALIFVILFIPETKGCSLEQISMELAKSNYVKHNIYLMSHQREKLVPTELQKTNHQEQCKRLCSKEQSSSSFRITDGILQTMI